A region of the bacterium genome:
TTAGCTCTTAGCTCTTAGCTCTTAGCTCTTAGCTCTTAGCTCTTAGCTCTTAGCTCTTAGCTAAATTCTAGCAACAACAAGAAAATATGTATAGTTAAATTATATTAATTATGAATAGGGCATTGAGTGAATGAAAAGGCAAAATATTATATACAAAAGCACTAAAATAATAGTTTATATTTTAATTGCAACCTTTCTTGTTATGAATAACTTGGATGCAAGGGCAACTAATCTGGATCAAATTTTGAATTCAAAGACAAATTACAAAAAAAATATTGACATAAAGAAAGTCAAATATGACACAATTTTTATCAATCAAATAAATCAACAAGGTAAAAATCGTGTTAATTTGAACAAAGTGTCAATAGACATTGAAAAATTGTTATTCGAAAAATCAGAAAAAATTATGACAGAAGAATCAGCTTCTCTCGGCAAGTTTTTAAAAGACATTAAGTTTGAAAAAATGATCACAAGTTCTTTTATTTATCCGCTTACCGGAACCTTAACATCGGGCTTTGGACTGAGAGAGCACCCTGTGTTCAAGATAAGAGACTTTCATTCAGGAATTGACATATCGGCCCCGCCGTTTTCGTTAATCATTGCATCAAATGACGGAAAAGTGCTTTTTACAGGAAAAAAAAATGGATACGGCAACATGATTATAATTAATCATGGAAATTTGCGCGGTTCCAATATTACAAGTATTTATGGACACTTGTCAGAAATTCTTGTATCGAATAATCAAATTATAAAAAAAGGGCAGTTGATAGGAGTCGAAGGTACTACAGGAACAACAACTGGTCCTCATCTGCATTTTGAAATAAGAAACAATGGTACTCCTGTAAACCCGCTGCTCTTTATTAAGTAACGGCAATTTGTTCGGGTTTAATGGCAGACTACCCTTCATGTATACTGCATAAGCTGCCAAAAACCTTTTAAATATTAATTAGGATTAAAACTACATAAATCCGATTTACTCTTGCTGCCGTTTCGAAGAGTATAATATGCCGTGGAATCACAAAAGAAATTCAAGCATATTTTAACATGTTGCAAAAAAAGTGAATAAAAGATGCATTTTGACCAAGACTGAATGATACACTAACCAGAACTGGATGATACTTTACAACGACAAATATCTTCATCAAAATTTTCTTCTATCTTGCCCACAAATTTATCGGTTCTTTTATCTTTGAATGTTTGCTCACGTCTAAACACAAGATTGTCGTCATCGAGACTATTACGGAAGGTTTCCGTAAGTTTCGGATTCTGGAATAATTTGTCCTCGACTTTTGAAATTTCTGTATCAATTCCTCCTGTTCTGACAGGTGCTTTCGGCTGCGCTCCAGAACAATTAACTGCTTTTACCATAATCCTTTTCTCCTCTTTCTCTCTCTTACTAAATACGCTTTTAAATCTCTATATATTTATAAAAACAAAAAAGGAGGGCGAGTTGCTTTTTTGTTACAAAAATTCATATTACAACCTCGGGATAAGACAAAATATTAAGATTCTTAATACAATTTCTTATTATCCGAAAAAAGATTGAAATTGGTTATAAAAATCATTTATTCTAATTTATAGAGGTCTGAAATAAATTAGAATAAATGATTTTTGAATTGTATGTAAAATTATTGTCGTGAAGTCTTATTCGGAGGTTTAATTTATTATTATTGGAGTAACACATAAAAACAGATGGTATGACAACGATGCTACCTTGAGTCTGGCTATCAGTATTTTGAGAAATGCTGATATTGAAAAACAAATTTTGGTTTCCAGAAAAATAATTGAAATGGTTAAAACTAATAATATTTTAATAGAAGATATTTCACCTTACGTAAGAACCTTTAGAAGAAGATGGTACGATGTCAATGAAGAGCTTTGTCTGGCGATGGAATACCTGAAGGCAGCAAGCGCAGAATTGCAGAAAAAAACAGCTATTGAAGTAATAAACTTTCTCTGCGAAATGGAAAATTAATTAAAGAACCCATATTGTTAAACAAAAAACTTTTTCCAATAAAAAAGATCGGTTTGACCCGATCTACAAACAGCTTATGAGTGAGAGTGGAATATGCACACTTATATATAACCAAATTTATCTTTTTGAAGATATTAGTTAATTTACTATTTAATAGAATAATTTAATCTGAATTTCTTAGCCGTTTGGGTTAAGAAATTTTGTTTCATTAGCAATTTCTCTAATGTTTTTGTCATATAATATTTATTGTTAAACTGAACTTAATTTGTCATCCTGAGTACATTCGCTTTGCTCTGTACAAACTCACACTTAAAGAGTTGTTTGAAACCCTCAGAATGACAGTTCAATAAAAAACGAAGGATTTTAAAATGACAGAACAACAAAAAATTAATTATAAAGACACATTAAACCTTCCTGCAACTGATTTTAAGATGAAAGCCGATGCGAATGTCCGCGAAATTGATATTCAAAAATTCTGGGAAGATAATAAAATTTATGAAAAAAATCTTGATCAAAGAAATAAAACTAATAA
Encoded here:
- a CDS encoding M23 family metallopeptidase, which codes for MKRQNIIYKSTKIIVYILIATFLVMNNLDARATNLDQILNSKTNYKKNIDIKKVKYDTIFINQINQQGKNRVNLNKVSIDIEKLLFEKSEKIMTEESASLGKFLKDIKFEKMITSSFIYPLTGTLTSGFGLREHPVFKIRDFHSGIDISAPPFSLIIASNDGKVLFTGKKNGYGNMIIINHGNLRGSNITSIYGHLSEILVSNNQIIKKGQLIGVEGTTGTTTGPHLHFEIRNNGTPVNPLLFIK